The following coding sequences are from one Microbulbifer sp. TB1203 window:
- a CDS encoding bifunctional prephenate dehydrogenase/3-phosphoshikimate 1-carboxyvinyltransferase yields MPDRAIGRLVVVGVGLIGGSLALALKAAGACREVIGVARHRRTCEQALELGIVDRAVTELTEVLPELGPGDLVFVAVPTLAVEEVFGILREHLPAGVTVTDGASVKGSVVAAAKRVWGEVPDFLVPGHPIAGSEQSGVAAARDDLYIAHRIILTPLENTGPEHLRRVRQLWRAVNAEVLDMPVEEHDEVLAATSHLPHVIAFGLVDTLAHDAENENIFRYAAGGFRDFTRIASSDPVMWRDIMLANRDAILKAVDLYSANLSSLRAAIAAGDSDQLMGVFTRAKAARDHFSKMLAKKAYTESMKTQEVTFIAQPGGAVEGSLRVPGDKSMSHRSIMLGSLAEGVTEVEGFLEGEDALATLQAFRDMGVVIEGPANGRVVIHGVGLHGLQTPPGPLYLGNSGTSMRLLAGLLAGQSFDVTLTGDESLSKRPMNRVADPLREMGAEIETGPDGRPPLQIKGSRKLHGIDYQLPMASAQVKSCVLLAGLYAEGETSTTEPAPTRDHTERMLTGFGYSVQRDGARASLSGGGRLAAGKIDVPADISSAAFFMVAASIAPGSDVLLEHVGINPTRDGVINILRAMGADITLQNEREVGGEPVADIRVRYAPLKGIRIPEDQVPLAIDEFPAIFVAAACAEGETVLTGAEELRVKESDRIQAMADGLHILGVNAEPTPDGIVIQGAGEVAAFGGGTVDSLGDHRIAMAFAVASLRARDTIRILHCANVATSFPDFAGLATRAGLRLQLG; encoded by the coding sequence GTGCCCGACAGAGCGATTGGCCGGCTGGTGGTCGTGGGCGTCGGCCTGATCGGCGGCAGCCTCGCGCTGGCGTTGAAAGCCGCCGGTGCCTGCCGCGAGGTGATCGGCGTGGCGCGTCACCGGCGCACCTGTGAGCAGGCGCTGGAGTTGGGAATTGTCGATCGCGCCGTTACCGAGCTGACCGAGGTGCTGCCGGAATTGGGGCCCGGCGACCTGGTGTTTGTCGCCGTGCCTACCCTGGCGGTGGAGGAGGTGTTCGGGATTCTGCGCGAACACCTGCCCGCTGGCGTCACGGTAACCGACGGGGCCAGCGTCAAGGGCAGTGTGGTTGCGGCGGCTAAAAGGGTCTGGGGCGAGGTGCCGGACTTCCTGGTGCCCGGACATCCCATCGCCGGGTCCGAGCAGAGTGGCGTCGCCGCCGCGCGGGACGATTTGTATATCGCCCACCGCATTATCCTCACGCCGCTGGAGAACACCGGGCCGGAGCATTTGCGGCGCGTCCGGCAACTGTGGCGGGCGGTGAATGCTGAAGTGCTGGATATGCCCGTGGAAGAGCACGACGAGGTGCTCGCCGCCACCAGCCATCTGCCCCATGTAATCGCCTTCGGCCTGGTGGACACCCTGGCCCACGACGCCGAGAACGAGAACATTTTCCGCTACGCTGCGGGGGGCTTTCGCGATTTCACGCGCATCGCTTCCAGCGATCCGGTGATGTGGCGGGATATCATGCTGGCGAACCGGGATGCCATTCTCAAGGCAGTGGATCTCTACAGCGCCAATCTGTCCTCCCTGCGGGCCGCTATCGCCGCCGGTGACAGCGACCAGCTGATGGGCGTGTTTACCCGCGCCAAGGCGGCGCGGGATCATTTCAGTAAAATGTTGGCCAAAAAAGCGTACACAGAATCTATGAAAACACAGGAAGTTACTTTTATCGCGCAGCCGGGCGGTGCCGTCGAAGGCAGCCTGCGGGTTCCCGGTGACAAGTCCATGTCCCACCGCTCCATTATGCTGGGCTCCCTCGCCGAGGGTGTGACCGAGGTGGAGGGATTCCTCGAAGGGGAGGACGCCCTGGCCACCCTGCAGGCGTTTCGCGACATGGGTGTGGTGATCGAGGGACCGGCGAACGGCCGCGTGGTGATTCACGGCGTGGGCCTTCACGGCCTGCAGACGCCGCCGGGTCCCCTGTACCTGGGTAATTCAGGGACCTCCATGCGCCTCCTTGCCGGTCTGCTCGCCGGGCAGTCCTTCGACGTGACCCTCACTGGCGATGAATCCCTGTCCAAGCGCCCCATGAACCGCGTGGCCGACCCGCTGAGGGAGATGGGCGCGGAGATCGAAACGGGGCCGGACGGCCGCCCGCCACTGCAGATCAAAGGTTCGCGCAAGCTACACGGCATTGACTACCAGTTGCCGATGGCCAGTGCGCAGGTGAAATCCTGTGTGCTGCTCGCGGGCCTTTACGCCGAGGGGGAGACCTCCACCACCGAGCCGGCGCCGACCCGCGATCACACCGAGCGTATGCTCACCGGTTTCGGCTATTCAGTTCAGAGGGATGGCGCCCGCGCCAGCCTGAGCGGCGGCGGCAGGCTGGCCGCAGGCAAAATTGACGTGCCGGCGGATATCTCCTCCGCGGCCTTCTTTATGGTGGCGGCCAGCATCGCTCCCGGTTCAGATGTGTTGCTGGAGCATGTGGGTATCAACCCTACCCGCGACGGCGTGATCAATATCCTGCGTGCCATGGGTGCGGACATCACATTGCAGAACGAACGCGAAGTGGGCGGTGAGCCAGTGGCGGATATCCGTGTGCGCTACGCGCCGCTGAAGGGCATCCGTATCCCCGAGGACCAGGTGCCGCTGGCGATCGACGAATTCCCGGCCATCTTTGTTGCTGCCGCCTGCGCCGAGGGCGAGACGGTACTGACCGGTGCGGAAGAGCTGCGGGTCAAGGAGAGCGACCGTATCCAGGCCATGGCGGACGGCCTGCACATCCTCGGTGTCAACGCTGAGCCGACGCCGGACGGTATCGTCATCCAGGGAGCGGGGGAGGTCGCCGCCTTCGGTGGCGGCACCGTGGACAGCCTCGGCGACCACCGCATCGCCATGGCCTTTGCCGTGGCGTCCCTGCGCGCCCGCGATACCATACGCATACTGCACTGCGCCAATGTGGCCACCTCCTTCCCGGATTTTGCCGGGTTGGCGACCCGTGCAGGACTGCGTTTGCAGCTCGGTTAG
- the cmk gene encoding (d)CMP kinase, producing MIDTRTQPPVITIDGPSGSGKGTIAKLLAEKLGYALLDSGALYRLTALAALEREADLTDDATLTEIAGGLDIRFELHDSKTAALLEGRDVTDDIRQERVSMAASKVAAMPGVRAALLQRQRDFRQPPGLVADGRDMGTTVFPDAPVKIFLTASAEERARRRFAQLREKGVSVSLRDLLEDIRARDARDTNRAASPLAPAEDAVELDSTGIDIDGVLQRVLQLVRERT from the coding sequence ATGATCGACACCAGAACACAGCCCCCGGTAATCACCATCGACGGCCCCAGCGGCTCCGGCAAAGGCACCATCGCCAAGCTGTTGGCAGAGAAGCTGGGTTATGCCCTGTTGGATTCCGGCGCTCTCTACCGCCTCACTGCGCTGGCGGCGCTGGAACGCGAAGCGGACCTGACCGACGACGCCACCCTCACCGAGATTGCCGGCGGGCTGGATATCCGCTTCGAATTGCACGATAGCAAAACCGCAGCACTGCTGGAGGGGCGGGATGTGACCGACGATATCCGCCAGGAGCGGGTCAGTATGGCCGCCTCCAAAGTTGCGGCCATGCCGGGAGTGCGCGCCGCGCTGCTGCAGCGCCAGCGGGACTTCCGTCAGCCCCCCGGGCTGGTGGCGGACGGGCGGGATATGGGCACCACGGTATTCCCCGACGCCCCGGTCAAGATATTCCTCACTGCCAGCGCCGAGGAACGCGCGCGGCGGCGCTTCGCACAGTTGCGGGAGAAGGGGGTTTCTGTTAGCCTCCGCGACCTGCTGGAGGACATCCGCGCCCGCGATGCGCGCGATACAAACCGCGCCGCCTCTCCCCTAGCTCCCGCGGAAGACGCGGTGGAGCTGGACAGCACGGGCATCGATATCGACGGTGTCCTGCAGCGAGTGTTACAGCTGGTGCGCGAACGCACATAG
- the rpsA gene encoding 30S ribosomal protein S1, producing MSESFAELFEESLKSVEMSPGSIVTGVVIDVDKDWVTVHAGLKSEGVIPSAQFMNDRGEIDLQVGDEVQVALEAVEDGFGETRLSREKAKRAESWKILDAAHAADEVVKGVISGKVKGGFTVDVANIRAFLPGSLVDVRPVRDTAHLEGKELEFKVIKLDAKRNNVVVSRRAVMEAANSEEREALLASLQEGMTVKGIVKNLTDYGAFVDLGGIDGLLHITDMAWKRIKHPSEIVNVGDEIDVKVLKFDRERQRVSLGLKQLGEDPWVSIKQRYPENSRVKAVVTNLTDYGCFAELEEGVEGLVHVSEMDWTNKNIHPSKVVNVGDEVEVMILDIDEERRRISLGIKQCQENPWDAFARKHAKGDKISGKIKSITDFGIFIGLDGSIDGLVHLSDISWNEAGEEAVRKFKKGDEIETVILGIDSDRERISLGVKQLESDPFSDYVTTNDRGSIVTGTVKEVDAKQAVITLADEVEGILRASEISRDKVEDARNALKEGEEVEAKITSVDRKNRVISLSIKAKDQDDEKQAVKDHTKKQAEQMQPATIGDLIKAQMNNKE from the coding sequence ATGAGCGAGAGCTTTGCTGAACTTTTCGAAGAGAGCCTGAAGAGCGTAGAGATGTCCCCCGGTTCCATCGTGACCGGTGTGGTGATCGACGTGGACAAGGACTGGGTGACAGTACACGCCGGCCTGAAGTCCGAAGGCGTTATTCCCTCCGCCCAGTTCATGAACGACAGGGGCGAGATCGACCTGCAAGTGGGCGACGAAGTCCAGGTGGCCCTGGAAGCAGTGGAAGACGGTTTCGGTGAAACCCGTCTGTCCCGCGAGAAGGCCAAGCGCGCCGAATCCTGGAAGATCCTCGACGCAGCTCACGCTGCCGACGAAGTGGTCAAGGGTGTCATCAGCGGCAAGGTCAAGGGCGGCTTCACTGTCGACGTGGCCAATATCCGCGCATTCCTGCCCGGCTCTCTGGTAGATGTGCGTCCGGTTCGCGACACCGCGCACCTGGAAGGCAAAGAGCTCGAGTTCAAGGTCATCAAACTGGATGCCAAGCGCAACAACGTGGTGGTGTCCCGCCGTGCGGTTATGGAAGCGGCGAACAGCGAAGAGCGCGAAGCGCTGCTGGCCAGCCTGCAGGAAGGCATGACCGTCAAGGGTATCGTGAAGAACCTGACCGACTACGGCGCCTTTGTGGACCTGGGCGGTATCGACGGCCTGCTGCACATCACCGACATGGCCTGGAAGCGCATCAAGCATCCGAGCGAGATCGTGAATGTCGGCGACGAGATCGACGTGAAAGTCCTCAAGTTCGACCGCGAGCGCCAGCGCGTATCCCTGGGCCTGAAGCAACTGGGCGAAGACCCCTGGGTCTCCATCAAGCAGCGCTACCCGGAAAACAGCCGCGTGAAGGCTGTGGTAACCAACCTCACCGACTACGGCTGCTTCGCCGAGCTGGAAGAGGGTGTCGAAGGCCTGGTGCACGTCTCCGAAATGGACTGGACCAACAAGAACATCCATCCGTCCAAAGTTGTCAACGTTGGCGACGAGGTCGAGGTGATGATTCTGGATATCGACGAAGAGCGCCGCCGTATCTCCCTGGGTATCAAGCAGTGCCAGGAAAATCCCTGGGATGCCTTCGCACGCAAGCACGCCAAGGGCGACAAGATCTCCGGCAAGATCAAGTCCATCACCGATTTCGGTATCTTTATCGGCCTGGACGGCAGCATCGACGGTCTGGTTCACCTGTCCGACATTTCCTGGAACGAAGCTGGCGAAGAAGCCGTACGCAAGTTCAAGAAAGGCGATGAAATCGAGACTGTTATCCTGGGCATCGACTCCGACCGTGAGCGTATCTCCCTGGGCGTCAAGCAGCTGGAATCCGATCCCTTCTCCGACTACGTGACAACCAACGATCGCGGCAGCATCGTGACCGGCACCGTGAAGGAAGTGGACGCCAAGCAGGCGGTCATCACCCTGGCGGACGAGGTGGAAGGTATTCTGCGCGCCTCTGAAATCAGCCGCGACAAGGTGGAAGACGCCCGCAACGCGCTGAAGGAAGGCGAGGAAGTGGAAGCCAAGATCACCAGCGTGGATCGCAAGAACCGCGTGATCAGCCTGTCCATCAAGGCCAAGGACCAGGATGACGAGAAGCAGGCGGTCAAGGATCACACCAAGAAGCAGGCCGAGCAGATGCAGCCGGCTACCATCGGCGACCTGATCAAGGCGCAGATGAACAACAAAGAGTAA
- the ihfB gene encoding integration host factor subunit beta codes for MTKSELIERIALRLDQLPVKDVELAVKVMLDSMSEVLARGERIEIRGFGSFSLHYRAPRTGRNPKTGDAVALAGKYVPHFKPGKELRDRVNRRMRDETVGQV; via the coding sequence ATGACCAAATCCGAACTGATCGAAAGGATTGCGTTGAGGTTGGATCAACTGCCGGTGAAAGACGTGGAGCTGGCGGTAAAGGTGATGTTGGATTCTATGTCGGAGGTTCTCGCGCGCGGAGAGCGCATCGAGATTCGCGGTTTTGGCAGCTTCTCCCTGCACTATCGCGCTCCGCGTACCGGCCGCAACCCGAAGACGGGAGACGCAGTGGCGCTGGCGGGCAAATACGTACCCCACTTCAAGCCGGGTAAGGAGCTGCGCGACAGAGTCAACCGGCGCATGCGCGATGAGACGGTAGGCCAAGTATGA
- a CDS encoding LapA family protein has protein sequence MSFLRWLLRLFYGLLALLCIAIGIYFAVDNPETISPSLGGYALRSGSVGFWLIGFLLFGVLLGFIVGLLPLYAERRRARGLERQMQRLERELYTVRRQVSGD, from the coding sequence TTGTCATTCCTGCGCTGGCTGTTGCGTCTCTTCTACGGGCTGCTCGCCCTCCTTTGTATCGCCATCGGGATCTACTTCGCGGTGGACAATCCCGAGACCATCTCGCCCAGCCTCGGGGGCTACGCGCTGCGCTCCGGCAGTGTGGGTTTCTGGTTGATCGGTTTCCTGTTGTTCGGGGTGCTGCTGGGGTTTATCGTCGGCCTGCTGCCCTTGTATGCGGAGCGCCGCCGCGCGCGGGGACTGGAGCGCCAAATGCAGCGCCTGGAACGGGAACTTTACACGGTACGCCGCCAGGTGTCCGGAGACTAA
- the lapB gene encoding lipopolysaccharide assembly protein LapB: MADLAFFFFLLAAIAIGWLLGRRSIRKKADCGDKQQALARSYAQGLNYLLSERPDDAIDKFIDSLEVSSATFDTHLALGNLLRKRGEHDQAIRVHQNLLARPSLPRASQQKAQLELARDYIAAGWLDRAERLLQELVETSAELRDTSLEHLVEVYRDEREWAKAIHAVNLLHGRRFKRLSSEWAPIQAHFCCELAEEAINGKDYLSARKHIDAALGYHRNSVRANLLWGRLEYLLNRPQEAIKVLQRIPRQSPDYIPETLDLLITCYSEVGDEKGLDKYLETLLREHPSNSVLIALTERIHQRQSEAAAAAFMGKQLALRPSLRGLGHFLDLHIDSTEGRARENLSLLKTLIDQLIASRPHYRCSNCGFSGNQLHWLCPSCKHWDSVRSVKGVEGE; the protein is encoded by the coding sequence TTGGCCGATCTAGCCTTTTTCTTTTTTCTCCTCGCCGCCATTGCCATCGGCTGGTTGTTGGGGCGCAGGAGTATCAGGAAGAAAGCGGACTGCGGTGACAAGCAGCAGGCCCTGGCGCGCTCCTATGCCCAGGGGCTCAACTACCTGCTCAGCGAGCGTCCCGACGACGCCATCGACAAATTCATCGACTCACTGGAAGTCAGCAGCGCCACCTTCGATACCCACCTGGCCCTGGGCAACCTGTTGCGCAAGCGCGGTGAGCACGACCAGGCTATCCGCGTGCACCAGAACCTGCTGGCGCGTCCCAGTTTGCCCAGGGCCAGCCAGCAGAAGGCGCAGCTGGAACTGGCCCGGGACTATATTGCCGCCGGCTGGCTGGACAGGGCCGAGCGCCTGCTGCAGGAGCTGGTGGAGACTTCAGCGGAACTCCGCGACACCAGCCTGGAGCACTTGGTGGAGGTGTATCGGGACGAGCGGGAGTGGGCCAAGGCGATTCATGCGGTCAACCTGCTGCACGGGCGGCGCTTCAAGCGACTGTCATCTGAGTGGGCGCCGATCCAGGCCCACTTCTGCTGCGAACTGGCGGAGGAGGCGATCAATGGCAAAGACTACCTCAGCGCGCGCAAGCATATCGACGCGGCACTGGGATACCACCGCAATTCAGTGCGCGCGAACCTGCTCTGGGGCCGGCTGGAATACCTGCTCAACCGGCCGCAGGAAGCCATCAAGGTACTGCAGCGGATCCCGCGGCAGAGCCCGGATTATATTCCCGAAACCCTCGACCTGCTGATTACCTGCTACAGCGAGGTGGGCGACGAAAAGGGGCTCGATAAATACCTGGAGACCCTGCTGCGCGAACACCCCTCCAACAGCGTGCTGATCGCCCTGACCGAGCGAATCCATCAACGTCAGAGTGAGGCGGCAGCGGCGGCTTTTATGGGCAAGCAGCTGGCCCTGCGCCCGTCGCTGCGCGGCCTGGGGCACTTCCTCGACCTGCATATCGACAGCACCGAGGGGCGCGCGCGGGAGAATCTTTCCCTGTTGAAAACCCTGATTGACCAGTTGATCGCCAGTCGCCCCCACTATCGCTGCAGTAATTGCGGTTTTTCCGGCAACCAGCTGCACTGGCTGTGCCCCAGTTGCAAGCACTGGGATTCGGTGCGCTCGGTCAAGGGCGTAGAGGGGGAATAA
- the pyrF gene encoding orotidine-5'-phosphate decarboxylase, translating to MQTRVSSPVIVALDYDNADAALAMADQLDPALCRVKVGKELFTAAGPQLVRELVARDFQVFLDLKFHDIPNTVAAAVRAAAELGVWMVNVHASGGSRMMRAAMKALEEFGESRPLLIAVTVLTSTAPEELAETGVARPLQDQVLALAELAQRSGLDGVVCSAREAQLLRAASGGDFTLVTPGIRPSGSAADDQRRVVTPEQALEWGADYLVIGRPITAAAEPAVALRDILAEIA from the coding sequence TTGCAAACACGTGTTTCTTCTCCAGTAATCGTCGCCCTGGACTACGATAACGCCGATGCGGCACTGGCAATGGCGGACCAGTTGGATCCGGCGTTGTGTCGGGTCAAGGTGGGCAAGGAGCTGTTCACCGCCGCCGGACCGCAGCTGGTCAGGGAGCTGGTGGCGCGGGACTTCCAGGTCTTTCTGGACCTCAAGTTTCACGATATCCCGAATACCGTCGCCGCCGCGGTCAGGGCTGCGGCGGAACTGGGAGTGTGGATGGTCAATGTACACGCCAGCGGCGGCAGCCGGATGATGCGCGCGGCGATGAAGGCGCTGGAGGAGTTCGGCGAGAGCAGGCCGCTGTTGATCGCTGTTACGGTGTTGACCAGTACCGCCCCGGAGGAACTGGCGGAAACCGGTGTGGCACGGCCGTTGCAGGACCAGGTGCTGGCACTGGCAGAGCTGGCGCAGCGTAGCGGCCTGGACGGCGTGGTCTGCTCCGCTCGCGAGGCACAATTGCTGCGCGCGGCCAGCGGTGGCGATTTCACCCTGGTGACACCGGGGATACGCCCGAGCGGTTCTGCGGCCGACGATCAGAGGCGCGTTGTCACGCCGGAGCAGGCTCTGGAGTGGGGTGCCGATTACCTTGTGATCGGGCGCCCGATCACTGCAGCGGCAGAGCCCGCGGTTGCTCTACGGGATATTCTCGCGGAAATTGCTTAA
- a CDS encoding NAD-dependent epimerase/dehydratase family protein, producing MARWVVIGGTGTIGGALCRYLVSVGQEVLSVSRAPRGPEGCEHLSFSLLPENDLSGLFRAGDRIVYAAGLAGRVDCERNPHLARWLNSDCPVALLRAADSAGAESFVYLSSVKALRPPAGVLANEDSGTPAADVYGRSKWLGERQLLAEPVRCRLNLIRPASVYGGDSAAARAQRWRGLLRTWGRLAPLPASGCRSFVSLSDLLAAIALVAEAADCNRETFIAAEPRFYDLAAIASAASGARTRACGWLTRLLLAPVRPLRRLPIAHKMLELEQSELYSAARLRSTLPWRAEGRYSEFLRGVS from the coding sequence ATGGCGCGTTGGGTGGTAATTGGCGGCACTGGAACTATCGGCGGAGCCCTATGCCGCTACTTGGTATCGGTCGGGCAGGAGGTGTTGTCCGTCTCCCGCGCCCCTCGCGGCCCTGAGGGCTGTGAACACCTCTCCTTCTCGCTCCTCCCCGAAAACGATTTATCCGGGCTCTTCCGTGCCGGAGACCGGATTGTTTACGCGGCCGGCCTGGCCGGGCGCGTCGACTGCGAGCGCAACCCACATCTGGCGCGCTGGCTCAACAGTGATTGCCCGGTAGCCCTGCTGCGCGCGGCTGACAGCGCTGGCGCAGAGTCATTTGTATACCTTTCCAGCGTCAAGGCGCTGCGCCCGCCGGCGGGGGTCCTGGCGAATGAGGACAGCGGAACTCCGGCGGCGGATGTCTATGGTCGCAGCAAGTGGCTGGGGGAGCGGCAATTACTCGCGGAGCCGGTGCGCTGCAGACTCAACCTGATCCGCCCGGCCTCTGTTTACGGCGGTGATTCTGCCGCAGCCCGCGCCCAGCGCTGGCGCGGGCTGTTGCGTACCTGGGGGCGTCTCGCACCACTGCCGGCCAGCGGTTGCCGAAGTTTTGTCAGCCTGTCGGACCTGCTGGCGGCCATTGCGCTGGTGGCGGAGGCGGCTGATTGCAACCGGGAGACATTTATCGCCGCGGAGCCGCGCTTTTACGATCTGGCGGCCATCGCCTCTGCCGCCAGCGGTGCGCGGACCCGGGCCTGCGGTTGGCTCACGCGGCTGCTGCTGGCACCAGTGCGGCCCCTGCGCCGGCTGCCTATAGCGCACAAGATGCTCGAATTGGAGCAGAGTGAACTCTACAGTGCCGCCCGTTTGCGCAGCACGCTCCCTTGGCGGGCCGAGGGGCGATACAGCGAATTTTTGCGGGGTGTTTCGTGA
- a CDS encoding glycosyltransferase family 4 protein, giving the protein MSGLPGNWFFLVPLAAAVSYGVMALLLSRMRELALDLPNHRSLHEAPVPRTGGWALLAGCALALMLSPAVLPVSVFAGFGLLLAVSALDDLRHVSARVRLPVHLLAVALVVVGLPQPLAWWWYPLLVVAGVWTINLYNFMDGMDGLAGSMTAVGFATLGLICAWRGQGDLAGVCALLVVTALVFLRHNWPPANIFLGDAGSTAIGLAAVAVSLFGWQQGVFDLLVPVVIFAPFWLDASVTLLRRMAAGKRWWEAHREHFYQRSALRIGVKRTLYRQLGFMLFTSILALMLMLFDLG; this is encoded by the coding sequence GTGAGCGGTTTGCCCGGGAACTGGTTCTTTCTGGTGCCGCTGGCGGCGGCGGTAAGCTATGGGGTGATGGCGCTGTTGCTTTCGCGCATGCGCGAACTGGCCCTGGATCTGCCCAATCACCGTTCCCTGCACGAGGCGCCGGTACCCCGCACCGGCGGCTGGGCCCTCCTGGCCGGCTGTGCGCTGGCGCTGATGTTGAGCCCGGCGGTATTGCCAGTATCGGTTTTCGCCGGGTTTGGACTGCTGTTGGCGGTGTCGGCGCTGGATGATCTGCGCCATGTCTCCGCCCGGGTTCGCCTACCGGTACACCTGCTGGCGGTGGCACTGGTGGTTGTCGGTCTGCCGCAGCCGCTGGCCTGGTGGTGGTATCCGCTATTGGTGGTCGCGGGGGTGTGGACGATCAATCTCTACAACTTTATGGACGGTATGGACGGCCTGGCCGGCAGTATGACAGCCGTGGGTTTTGCCACCCTGGGGTTGATCTGTGCATGGAGAGGGCAGGGAGACCTGGCGGGCGTCTGTGCCTTGCTGGTAGTTACCGCCCTGGTGTTCCTGCGCCACAACTGGCCTCCGGCAAATATTTTTCTGGGCGACGCAGGTTCCACTGCCATCGGTCTGGCGGCGGTGGCGGTGAGCCTGTTCGGCTGGCAGCAGGGGGTTTTCGATCTGCTTGTACCTGTTGTGATCTTTGCGCCCTTCTGGCTGGATGCCTCGGTGACATTGCTGCGTCGCATGGCGGCGGGTAAACGCTGGTGGGAAGCGCACCGGGAACATTTTTATCAGCGCAGCGCGCTCCGTATCGGGGTAAAGAGAACTCTGTACCGGCAACTGGGATTTATGCTGTTCACGTCTATACTGGCGCTGATGTTGATGCTATTCGATCTGGGTTGA